The window CCTCGCCGGTGAGTTCCGTGACGCCTGCGTCGAAGACGTCCTTCGAGACGACGACGGGCTGGCCGTCGCGGCCGAGGACGTGGTCGACGTACTTCTCGTCACGCTCGGCTTCGCTGATGCCGAGTTCGGCCGTGATAGGGCCGGAGGAGTTACCAATGTCGACGAGGCCGTCGCGGACGGACTTACATCCCGTCCCGGAGTGGCTCAGACCGATAGACGTCGCGAACGGCGGGTTCGCCTGCGTCTCGGTCGGCTCGAAGCCGTAGAGGGACGCGAAGTAGTCGGCGAGGCGCATGTCGCCTGCGTCGAGTTCGTCCCAGCCGGGGACGGTCCCTTCGGAGCTCGAACCCCAGTACTCACCGTCGCTCGCCGGTGCGTTGGAGTTCCAGTACGAACTCCCCTTGTTCGCGATGGGGTAGACCGTCGAGGAACCCTCGGCGGTGAGCATCTCCGGCTGGGAGTTCCCGCCCTCGCTCGAGGCTTCGGTGGTCTCTTCCGGAGCTTCGGTCTGCGCTTCAGTCTGAGCCTCAGTCTCTTCGGATTCGTCGCCCGAACCCGACCCACCCGTACAGCCAGCGAGGCCGGCCAGTCCGGCAACACCGGAGGAGACGAGGAATTTCCGACGTGATACGCTCTCTGTCAACGCTTTGGAGTCACGCGCCATCAACTGACCAGACCCGTGATATAATAAAATGCGTTTATAATACTACTCTGGTTCGCTCAGATTCACGGGTATTGATACCTCTCTCGCAGTATTGCTACCCTCTGGACATATTGCTATATTCCACTATATATCCACAAACCGACAAAATGTATACGCCGGAGTCTCGTGACTTCGACATGGACCAACCGGACAGTCAGCACGCCCCCGACAGCGTCGTCGGCATGTCGAAAGGCGACGCGACGGACGCCCTCGTGGCCGCAGACGACTCGCGCGACCCCGAGTTCGTGGAGGCGATTCTCGGCCACGTCACTGACGACGGCGTCGTGACGGAGGACGCAATCGACGAGACAGTAGCCGACGCATCGATGGTCCTCTCGACGGCCGAGACGCGCGTCGAACTCGCACAGCAGGCGCTCGAAGACGCGACAGCGACGGCGAAGGACGTCTCGGGCGTCGATACTGTTCGGTCTCGTCTCGACACGTTCGAGTCGACGGTTTCGGCGCTCGATGCGCACGTGACCGACCTCGGTGCTTCGATTCAGTCGCTCTCCGGGTGGCGAAACGGCGACGGTGACCTCTACGGCCTCGTGACTGGCCTCCGGGACGTCACCTCCGAGGCGCAGACCGTCACGCGCGTCGCGGACGACACGCAGTTGGACCTCGAACAGTTCGAGCGGTGGGTCTCCTCGCACGACTGGCGTCGCGACGAACTCGACGCCGACGTCGACGCACTCGAGCAGTCGCTCGACGACCTTGCGTGCACGTGCGAGGAACTATCGACCACAGACGACGGGCGACTGTGGTTCGACGCGATGCTTCGTCGCCACGTCGTCTCACTGCTGGTCGCTGACGTGCGAGCGGAACTCGCCGACCTCCGCGAACTCGCAGACCGGAATGATGTCGACGCCGACGGACTCGACGAGATAGCAGACCGACTCGACGAACTCGACGACCGGACGACGACGCTCGGCGACGAACTCGACTCGCTCGCGCAGGCGACGTGGCAAGCCCAATTCGAGGACCGACTGACGTCGTTCCGCGAGGGCTTGGACGAGTTCGAACCACCGGTCTCGTGGGGTGACGTACAATCGGAACTCGAACAGCGCCGTCCCGAC is drawn from Haloferax litoreum and contains these coding sequences:
- a CDS encoding substrate-binding domain-containing protein codes for the protein MARDSKALTESVSRRKFLVSSGVAGLAGLAGCTGGSGSGDESEETEAQTEAQTEAPEETTEASSEGGNSQPEMLTAEGSSTVYPIANKGSSYWNSNAPASDGEYWGSSSEGTVPGWDELDAGDMRLADYFASLYGFEPTETQANPPFATSIGLSHSGTGCKSVRDGLVDIGNSSGPITAELGISEAERDEKYVDHVLGRDGQPVVVSKDVFDAGVTELTGEEVKKIYQDEITNWSDVGGPDKEIYVVGRAEGSGTDTAFRLNMLGDAEAAMPGVDTRKGQNQQVKTVVQQNEGAIAYMALAFTGPQVKPIGIEFDGTLFEPDKDAENTIFDSAYPLNRDLHQYTTITEDTPSGTDMREAAFINMFLTTFGQKLFVEDNNYIPLPTKDIESEAAKLPDQA
- a CDS encoding halo transducer protein, producing MDQPDSQHAPDSVVGMSKGDATDALVAADDSRDPEFVEAILGHVTDDGVVTEDAIDETVADASMVLSTAETRVELAQQALEDATATAKDVSGVDTVRSRLDTFESTVSALDAHVTDLGASIQSLSGWRNGDGDLYGLVTGLRDVTSEAQTVTRVADDTQLDLEQFERWVSSHDWRRDELDADVDALEQSLDDLACTCEELSTTDDGRLWFDAMLRRHVVSLLVADVRAELADLRELADRNDVDADGLDEIADRLDELDDRTTTLGDELDSLAQATWQAQFEDRLTSFREGLDEFEPPVSWGDVQSELEQRRPDVGQ